The Paenibacillus sp. FSL R7-0345 DNA segment GTAACCGCAGCAATCAGCCGCTTGTTCATCGGATCATCTACCTTCTGCATATAAGTCAGAATCAGGCTGTTGCCGATCCAGTTAAACATGCGGCGGACCGGAATAAAGCTGTCCTTGGGATCCGTTGATTCGGGAAATGCTCCCGTGTTGTTTCCCCAAGCCTTCCAGCCGCTTGTCCCTAGATTTACAGCTGTCATAATACCGAGGCTGTTCATGTAACTCACTTGATCGATACCAAGATATAGACTTGTTCCGTCTGAGAGTGCCGTGCCGTCAGCCTGAAGCGCTTTATTCGACGGGGATACGAAAGGAACGCCACCGTTATGGGTATCTGTCGATGTAATCAGCCCTGCCAGCTGTGTGGAAAAGTGATACTGCTTTTCTCCCAAGGTAAGCATCGGATATGAGGCAATTTGAAGTGATCCATTATAGTTGTTATCCGACTTCCAAGCGCCTGCATCACTGTAGGACTGTGCAGGATCAACATCAGTAAGCGCCATTGCCTTAAAATTGCCGTTAATATTTCCCGCTTTAGCTCTCATTACCGCAGCGACTGCAGGAAGATGAGACCAGCCCGGTGCAAGCAGCAAATCCGGAAGGATACCGAACCGAGGATAGACCTGATTAATCAGTTCGAACCCGGTGTAATCGCCTCCGGAAGTTAAACCACCAATAATATCATTCATATCGACAGCCTCAGGGCTAACCTTGTCATAACCGATGGAGAGTTGCACGGTATTAGCCGCAATGGCTCCGCTTGCTTTTGTTGTAAGGACCACACGTCCATCTTCATCAAATGCTGCTGTAAAGTCCGTACCTGCCACATAAGTTGAATTACCGTCGGAAGATCTGACTTTGAGTGTTGTCAGCAGCACTCCTTCATCATTTAGCATCGCAACACGGTTATTAACATTAACTGCCGCCGGAGCAACAGTAACTTTGTGGTTAGCAGGATCAAGGACATTGACCAATATCAGCGGTGCCTTTTGATACAATACAAAATGGGAGTGAACCAGCTCGCAGAGCGAATAGTTTGTCCAATCATCACTGTATCCCAGAGCGGCTACTGCATCCGCATAGGTGTAAGCCAAGACCGGCGTGTTTACCGGAGCGGCCGAAGAAGCCAGATGAATCGGTGCTGTACCTACCGCGAACGGTATGCCGCTTGCAGCCTCTGCTGGTGCCAGGACAGATGTCGGTTGTTCAATAATGTTGATTCCGTGTTTATAAGCCATTCATTAGTTCCCCTTTCCTAAAAGCCGTTGATAAGCTGCATATTCTGCTGTTCCGGCC contains these protein-coding regions:
- a CDS encoding phage tail sheath family protein translates to MAYKHGINIIEQPTSVLAPAEAASGIPFAVGTAPIHLASSAAPVNTPVLAYTYADAVAALGYSDDWTNYSLCELVHSHFVLYQKAPLILVNVLDPANHKVTVAPAAVNVNNRVAMLNDEGVLLTTLKVRSSDGNSTYVAGTDFTAAFDEDGRVVLTTKASGAIAANTVQLSIGYDKVSPEAVDMNDIIGGLTSGGDYTGFELINQVYPRFGILPDLLLAPGWSHLPAVAAVMRAKAGNINGNFKAMALTDVDPAQSYSDAGAWKSDNNYNGSLQIASYPMLTLGEKQYHFSTQLAGLITSTDTHNGGVPFVSPSNKALQADGTALSDGTSLYLGIDQVSYMNSLGIMTAVNLGTSGWKAWGNNTGAFPESTDPKDSFIPVRRMFNWIGNSLILTYMQKVDDPMNKRLIAAVTDSVNIWLNGLTASGALLGGRVEFNASENQAADLMAGKITFHLYITPPGPAQEISFQLEYDTTYLAALVA